One part of the Desulfonatronovibrio magnus genome encodes these proteins:
- a CDS encoding cation diffusion facilitator family transporter: MNDSNKAQAAATKERTALISVIMDLAFLGPSIIVAVLANSMTLYADLLGDLNVFIANAMLLFIIYKMRKGMGNNFDYGAGKVENLIGVIGGWFVVLSIGYILYTSIGRILSPVPLDPAHLAMGAVVMLASMIASGYLWIRNYRIYKRIPSPVTDIQWRVPMSDTVIAGGILVSLLAMIFLREYAWSRYIDPVISLALGGVIIYSFYGLIKTSLFDLLDRTLEEKYQMIITRELAKFYHDYAQLHGVRSRRTGSSVFIEIFLEFDPDRKVGEIHEVIETMRKSLEEKIENSFVSISLSKKSVR, from the coding sequence ATGAACGATTCAAACAAAGCCCAAGCCGCTGCCACCAAGGAACGAACGGCTCTCATCTCTGTCATCATGGACCTGGCCTTTCTCGGTCCGTCCATAATTGTTGCAGTCCTTGCCAATTCTATGACACTGTATGCAGATCTCCTCGGTGATTTGAATGTCTTTATCGCCAATGCCATGCTCTTATTCATTATTTACAAAATGAGAAAAGGGATGGGCAACAATTTTGACTACGGCGCAGGAAAAGTTGAAAACCTCATTGGCGTGATCGGCGGGTGGTTTGTTGTGCTTTCCATTGGTTATATCCTCTACACGTCCATAGGGAGGATTTTGTCACCCGTTCCCCTTGATCCCGCCCACCTGGCCATGGGAGCCGTGGTCATGCTGGCATCCATGATTGCAAGCGGTTATCTCTGGATTCGCAACTATCGGATTTATAAAAGGATCCCTTCTCCGGTTACGGACATTCAGTGGCGGGTGCCAATGTCTGACACGGTCATCGCCGGCGGGATACTGGTCAGCCTGTTGGCCATGATTTTTCTGCGCGAATACGCATGGTCGCGTTATATCGATCCTGTCATATCCCTCGCATTAGGCGGGGTCATCATCTATTCCTTCTACGGACTGATCAAAACATCTCTTTTTGATCTCTTGGACAGAACCCTCGAAGAAAAATATCAGATGATCATCACCCGGGAACTGGCGAAATTTTATCATGATTATGCCCAGCTTCACGGTGTCCGCTCGCGAAGAACCGGATCAAGTGTTTTTATTGAAATTTTTCTGGAGTTTGATCCTGACCGAAAAGTGGGTGAAATCCACGAGGTCATTGAAACCATGCGTAAATCTTTGGAAGAAAAGATTGAAAACAGCTTTGTGAGCATATCTCTTTCTAAGAAATCAGTGCGCTGA
- a CDS encoding type II toxin-antitoxin system RelE/ParE family toxin → MRQKTSALYTLPHRGRIVPQLKAQGINTYRELVIAPWRIIYRISDTVVFVFPVIDSRRNLEDILFHRFTR, encoded by the coding sequence ATCAGACAAAAGACATCCGCTCTCTATACCCTGCCGCATCGTGGTCGTATAGTCCCCCAATTAAAAGCACAGGGCATAAACACCTACAGGGAATTGGTTATTGCCCCCTGGCGGATTATTTACAGAATATCTGATACGGTCGTATTTGTTTTTCCAGTCATTGATTCCAGACGAAATCTCGAAGATATTCTGTTCCACAGATTCACCAGATAA
- a CDS encoding AI-2E family transporter: protein MANQDNLEFFSPFQRKVLSYSLVTLGLALIAAFILVVFFSLRWIVTYFSEILWPLAIAGILALLLRPIVLWLQHRLRAGRMASIAVLYFLMAVFLVLITALILPVVLTQAQSFIQYFPVLLENLGNFLRKFLPYFSGWVDDFLDSTNASGFVQGIFGQLQDVYETSRPALGTIGDFLGNFITLAVGVVIIPVYLFFFLLADKDPVSTMEEQLSFIPKSIREDFAFLAREFARIVVAFFRGQIVIGLIMGVLMAIGFSLSGLKFGAFLGIIIGLLNIIPYLGSILGLLIVLPLSYFQEGGGLILLIMVLGVFAAVQVVESYLLTPRIMGKSTGLHPLAIIVAVLFWGKAFGGILGMILAIPLTAFFVVAWRLARKKYLQPSAGQ from the coding sequence ATGGCAAACCAGGATAATTTAGAATTCTTCAGTCCTTTTCAGCGCAAGGTGCTAAGCTATTCACTGGTGACTCTTGGACTTGCTCTTATTGCTGCCTTTATTCTTGTTGTCTTTTTTTCACTGCGTTGGATCGTAACATATTTTTCAGAAATACTCTGGCCCTTAGCCATTGCCGGTATACTGGCCTTGCTGCTCAGGCCGATAGTATTGTGGCTTCAGCACCGTCTTAGAGCCGGACGTATGGCATCGATAGCTGTGCTTTACTTTTTGATGGCAGTTTTCCTTGTGCTCATCACTGCTTTGATTTTGCCGGTAGTTTTGACTCAGGCCCAGTCTTTTATACAGTATTTTCCGGTTTTGCTGGAAAACCTTGGTAACTTTTTGAGAAAGTTCCTTCCTTATTTTTCCGGCTGGGTGGATGATTTTCTGGATTCAACCAATGCATCTGGTTTTGTGCAAGGCATTTTTGGGCAGCTCCAGGATGTTTACGAGACATCTCGTCCCGCACTGGGCACTATTGGTGATTTCCTGGGAAATTTTATTACCCTTGCTGTAGGAGTTGTAATTATCCCCGTCTACCTGTTCTTTTTTCTGCTGGCTGATAAGGATCCGGTCAGTACTATGGAAGAACAGCTTTCTTTCATCCCGAAAAGTATCCGTGAAGATTTTGCTTTTCTTGCCCGGGAATTCGCCAGGATCGTGGTTGCTTTTTTCCGCGGGCAAATAGTCATCGGCTTAATCATGGGAGTTCTGATGGCCATTGGCTTTTCTCTATCCGGGCTTAAATTCGGGGCCTTTCTTGGTATAATCATCGGGTTGCTTAATATTATTCCTTATCTGGGAAGTATTCTCGGACTGCTTATTGTTCTTCCTTTGTCCTATTTCCAGGAAGGAGGCGGACTTATTCTGCTGATTATGGTTCTTGGTGTGTTTGCAGCTGTACAGGTTGTGGAAAGCTATCTGCTGACTCCGAGGATTATGGGTAAGAGTACAGGGCTGCATCCTCTGGCTATAATTGTGGCTGTATTGTTCTGGGGTAAGGCGTTTGGAGGTATACTGGGCATGATCCTGGCGATACCTTTGACTGCATTTTTTGTTGTGGCATGGCGGCTGGCCCGGAAAAAATATCTGCAGCCCTCAGCCGGACAGTGA